One genomic window of Papaver somniferum cultivar HN1 unplaced genomic scaffold, ASM357369v1 unplaced-scaffold_150, whole genome shotgun sequence includes the following:
- the LOC113336079 gene encoding uncharacterized protein LOC113336079 has product MDFQDFTTIDKSWIGLPRDDDALKAGVQKFIDYASQDLESGQNFFCPCKDCNNNKRDLVSVVHGYILWNGFMPGYVDWVYHGEGEDQVMETTNTGNVVQDDDEEMSDLLQEMNYDASNFYKFLNDAQVSLYPGCEIFSRLSFIVHLLHVKSLGFLNIKGFDALLGLLTKAFPDAKLPKNFYEARTTIKGLGLGYILIDACVNDCVLFWKENADKSSCPVCHASRWKTTELNVDNESIRRTPRGKNISVKQLRYFPLNPRLQRLFMSSNTASDMQYHAKKRSKDGVLRHPIDVETWKTFDKKHPTFAADPRNVRLALATDGMNPFGNMLHPHSIWPVVLINYNLPPWLCMKEENFILSMIIPGPKSTGNDIDVYLQPLIEELKELWDEGVETYDISRKENFKCRAALLGTISDFLELAMLSWWSTKGEFACPCCGPDRCSERLSNGGKYCYMHHRRYLPAGHHWRH; this is encoded by the coding sequence ATGGATTTCCAAGACTTCACTACTATTGACAAGAGCTGGATAGGACTGCCAAGAGACGACGATGCACTCAAAGCAGGAGTTCAAAAGTTCATAGACTATGCGAGTCAGGATTTAGAATCCGGCCAGAATTTTTTTTGTCCTTGTAAGGATTGCAATAACAATAAGAGAGATCTTGTGTCTGTAGTGCACGGATATATTCTGTGGAATGGGTTTATGCCGGGATATGTTGATTGGGTATACCATGGAGAAGGGGAGGACCAGGTGATGGAAACAACCAATACTGGAAATGTGGTGCAGGACGACGATGAAGAAATGTCTGATTTGCTGCAAGAAATGAACTATGACGCCTCCAATTTTTACAAGTTTTTGAACGATGCGCAGGTGTCACTATATCCTGGCTGTGAAATTTTTTCAAGATTATCCTTCATCGTGCACTTGCTTCATGTCAAGTCCCTTGGTTTTTTGAACATCAAGGGCTTTGACGCGTTGTTGGGTCTCTTGACCAAAGCCTTTCCGGATGCCAAACTACCAAAGAATTTTTATGAAGCTAGAACAACAATCAAGGGCTTGGGTCTTGGCTACATTTTGATCGATGCTTGCGTGAATGATTGTGTTTTGTTCTGGAAAGAGAATGCAGATAAAAGTTCTTGCCCGGTATGTCATGCTTCAAGATGGAAAACTACTGAATTGAATGTAGATAACGAATCAATCAGAAGGACACCAAGAGGTAAAAACATTTCAGTAAAGCAATTGCGATACTTCCCATTGAATCCAAGACTTCAGAGGTTATTTATGTCTTCAAACACCGCTTCTGATATGCAATATCATGCCAAAAAACGTTCCAAAGATGGAGTTTTGAGGCATCCAATTGATGTAGAGACATGGAAGACCTTTGATAAGAAGCACCCAACATTTGCAGCTGATCCTCGCAATGTAAGACTTGCATTAGCAACTGATGGGATGAATCCGTTTGGGAATATGTTGCATCCACATAGTATATGGCCAGTGGTTCTCATCAATTATAACTTACCACCGTGGTTGTGTATGAAAGAGGAAAATTTTATATTGTCTATGATAATTCCTGGACCCAAATCCACAGGAAACGACATCGATGTGTATTTGCAACCACTCATAGAGGAATTGAAGGAATTGTGGGATGAAGGTGTTGAAACTTACGACATTTCGAGGAAAGAGAATTTTAAATGTCGTGCAGCATTACTTGGCACCATCAGTGATTTCCTTGAACTAGCTATGCTTTCCTGGTGGAGCACGAAAGGGGAATTTGCTTGTCCATGTTGTGGGCCTGACCGATGTTCAGAACGACTGAGCAATGGGGGAAAGTATTGTTACATGCATCATCGTCGATACTTGCCTGCTGGTCATCATTGGCGCCACTAG